From Paenibacillus sp. PK3_47, the proteins below share one genomic window:
- a CDS encoding glycoside hydrolase family 3 N-terminal domain-containing protein, which yields MDYKNASLPIANRVRDLLDRMTEAEKIGQLIQPFGWKSYIKQADGTVILTEEFKLLAASGGVGSLYGTLRADPWTEVTLENGLSPEDGAAAVNMIQQYAIQESRLGIPILFGEECSHGHMAIGATVFPVPLNVGSTWNPELYQEMCRAVAAETRAQGGAATYSPVLDITRDPRWGRTEETFGEDPYLTGELAVAAMKGLQGESLDSPDSIMATLKHFAGYGASEGGRNGAPAHIGLRELHEVDLYPFRKAVEAGACSIMPAYNEIDGVPCTSNRYLLEEVLRGEWGFDGFVITDCGAIDMLENGHNTAATGEEAAAAAVQAGVDMEMSGGMFRKHLAEALNQGIVSTEELDLAVSRVLAMKFRLGLFERPFADPKRAKEVIGKTEHKNLARRVAEESIILLKNEGGTLPLSANTGTVAVIGPNADAPYNQLGDYTSPQPEGKVVTVLEGIRNSIGTERKRVMYAPGSRIREDSREGFALALETAAAADVTVLVLGGSSARDFGGGAIDLRTGASLVTDHVWSDMECGEGIDRSSLHLLGAQTELFREIRKLGKPLVVVYINGRPVTEPEIDQQADAILEAWYPGQEGGNAVAAILFGEVNPSGRLPLTLPKDVGQLPLNYHSRRTRGKRYLEGDLSPQYPFGFGLSYTQFEYSSLRIEPEVIGPDEEALVYITVTNSGRVPGMEVAQLYLTDLAASVTRPEKSLRGFRKVHLQPGESRELTFPLNREHLELVGLDLRRVVEDGEFVVSVGSHSAKTISGRLAVRTKEVQ from the coding sequence ATGGATTATAAGAACGCGTCTCTTCCGATAGCCAACCGCGTCCGTGACCTGCTTGACCGTATGACGGAAGCGGAGAAAATCGGCCAGCTCATTCAGCCGTTCGGCTGGAAGAGCTATATCAAGCAGGCAGATGGAACAGTCATTCTGACGGAGGAGTTCAAGTTACTGGCCGCAAGCGGAGGGGTCGGGTCACTGTACGGAACACTGCGAGCCGATCCCTGGACCGAAGTTACCCTGGAGAACGGCCTTTCCCCCGAAGATGGGGCTGCGGCGGTCAATATGATTCAGCAATATGCCATACAAGAGTCCCGGCTGGGCATTCCGATTCTGTTCGGGGAAGAATGCTCGCACGGGCATATGGCAATCGGCGCTACAGTATTTCCTGTGCCGCTTAACGTGGGCAGCACCTGGAACCCGGAGCTGTATCAGGAGATGTGCCGGGCTGTCGCGGCCGAGACCCGGGCGCAGGGAGGAGCGGCTACTTACTCTCCGGTGCTTGACATTACCCGCGATCCCCGCTGGGGCCGGACGGAGGAGACCTTCGGTGAAGATCCCTATCTGACTGGCGAGCTTGCTGTTGCTGCCATGAAGGGTCTCCAGGGTGAATCACTGGATTCACCGGACAGCATCATGGCTACACTTAAGCATTTTGCCGGGTATGGCGCTTCCGAAGGCGGACGGAATGGAGCGCCGGCCCACATCGGACTGCGCGAACTGCATGAGGTCGATCTTTATCCTTTCCGCAAAGCCGTAGAAGCCGGAGCCTGCTCAATCATGCCTGCCTATAATGAGATTGACGGTGTACCCTGCACCTCTAACCGCTATTTGCTTGAGGAAGTGCTGCGGGGAGAATGGGGTTTTGACGGGTTTGTAATTACCGATTGCGGTGCTATTGATATGCTGGAGAACGGGCATAACACGGCCGCGACCGGTGAAGAAGCGGCAGCAGCTGCGGTTCAGGCCGGGGTCGATATGGAAATGTCCGGGGGCATGTTCCGCAAACACCTGGCTGAAGCGCTGAACCAAGGAATCGTCTCTACCGAAGAGCTGGATCTTGCAGTCAGCCGGGTGCTGGCAATGAAGTTCCGCTTAGGCCTGTTTGAACGTCCTTTCGCCGATCCCAAGCGGGCTAAGGAAGTCATAGGCAAAACCGAACATAAGAATCTTGCCCGCCGGGTAGCCGAGGAAAGCATAATTCTGCTTAAGAATGAAGGGGGTACACTGCCGCTGAGCGCTAACACCGGAACCGTTGCTGTCATCGGGCCAAATGCTGACGCGCCGTATAATCAGCTCGGTGATTATACCTCCCCGCAGCCGGAGGGCAAGGTGGTTACAGTCCTTGAGGGTATCCGCAATTCGATTGGAACAGAGCGGAAGCGGGTAATGTATGCGCCCGGCAGCCGGATCAGGGAGGATTCACGCGAGGGATTTGCGCTTGCACTGGAGACGGCGGCCGCAGCCGACGTTACAGTGCTCGTGCTTGGCGGATCAAGTGCCCGCGATTTCGGCGGCGGTGCCATAGATCTGCGCACAGGTGCCTCACTGGTAACGGATCATGTCTGGAGCGATATGGAATGCGGGGAAGGGATTGACCGGTCTTCACTTCATCTGCTCGGTGCCCAGACGGAGCTGTTCCGGGAAATCCGCAAGCTCGGCAAACCGCTTGTAGTCGTCTATATCAATGGCAGACCGGTTACCGAGCCGGAAATAGATCAGCAAGCCGATGCTATTCTCGAAGCATGGTATCCAGGCCAGGAAGGCGGAAATGCGGTTGCCGCCATTCTATTCGGAGAGGTAAATCCCTCCGGCCGGTTGCCGCTGACACTGCCGAAGGATGTCGGGCAGCTTCCGCTCAATTACCATTCCCGCAGGACCCGGGGCAAACGTTATCTGGAAGGTGATTTATCTCCACAATATCCCTTTGGCTTTGGACTAAGCTATACACAATTCGAGTACAGCAGCCTGCGGATTGAGCCTGAAGTCATCGGACCGGATGAAGAGGCGCTGGTATATATCACCGTGACCAACAGCGGCCGTGTGCCCGGAATGGAAGTGGCCCAGCTCTATCTCACGGATCTCGCTGCCTCCGTGACCCGGCCCGAAAAGTCGCTGCGCGGCTTCCGCAAGGTGCATCTGCAGCCTGGCGAAAGCCGTGAGCTGACCTTTCCGCTGAACCGGGAGCATCTGGAGCTGGTTGGCCTGGATCTGCGGCGGGTCGTAGAGGATGGAGAATTCGTCGTCAGTGTCGGCTCCCATTCGGCCAAGACGATCAGCGGGCGGCTGGCTGTCCGTACGAAAGAGGTGCAGTAA
- a CDS encoding glycoside hydrolase family 125 protein has protein sequence MEQFRLPSIEIPALPLPAAVRNILEEAKDKLAERPGLLRQFLNCFPNTLETTTKLLDDGTTFVITGDIPAMWLRDSVEQVMHYVPLAKEDPELQRIISGLIRRHVKYISCDPYANAFNATANHWHWNASDETEMSPWVWERKFELDSLCFTVRLSYAYWQETGRHDIFDGEFKQVLEAIVKVWRTEQRHAEDSGYTFHRRNCPANDTLRNGGKGMPVNYTGMIWSGFRPSDDACDYHYNIPSNMFAAVSLSQMGEIATWIFRDKALAADIALLEEEVRHGIELYGKFRHPEYGLIYAYETDGFGNYSLMDDAGTPGLLSIPYLGFAEAEDEVYLNTRRFILSKENPYYYEGTAAKGIGSPHTPPGYIWPMALSMQGLTAASDAEMLEMIALLEATDAGTGYMHEGFHADDPQRFTRPWFAWSNSLFAALVYKAMKRDLL, from the coding sequence TTGGAGCAATTCAGACTTCCTTCTATTGAAATACCTGCTCTACCGCTTCCCGCTGCGGTCCGGAACATCCTGGAGGAAGCGAAGGACAAGCTTGCAGAGCGTCCCGGGCTGCTCCGGCAGTTCCTGAATTGTTTTCCGAATACTCTGGAAACCACAACCAAACTGCTGGATGACGGGACCACATTCGTGATCACCGGTGACATTCCTGCCATGTGGCTGCGTGACTCGGTGGAGCAAGTGATGCATTATGTGCCGCTCGCGAAGGAGGATCCGGAGCTGCAGCGGATCATATCCGGTCTGATCCGGCGCCATGTAAAATACATCTCCTGCGATCCCTATGCCAATGCGTTCAATGCAACGGCAAATCATTGGCATTGGAACGCCAGCGATGAGACAGAGATGTCTCCATGGGTGTGGGAACGCAAATTCGAGCTGGATTCACTGTGCTTTACGGTCCGCCTGTCTTACGCTTATTGGCAGGAGACGGGCCGGCATGATATTTTTGACGGGGAATTCAAGCAGGTATTGGAAGCAATCGTTAAGGTATGGAGAACAGAGCAGCGCCATGCTGAGGATTCCGGCTATACTTTTCACCGCCGGAACTGCCCGGCGAATGATACACTGCGTAATGGCGGCAAGGGAATGCCGGTCAATTATACGGGGATGATATGGTCAGGCTTCCGGCCGAGCGACGATGCCTGCGATTATCATTACAACATTCCCTCCAATATGTTCGCAGCGGTCAGCTTAAGCCAGATGGGAGAGATTGCTACATGGATCTTCCGGGATAAGGCGCTGGCGGCGGATATAGCTCTACTTGAAGAAGAGGTCCGGCATGGCATTGAGCTGTACGGCAAGTTCCGCCATCCCGAGTACGGCCTTATTTATGCTTATGAAACCGACGGCTTCGGCAACTACAGCCTGATGGATGACGCCGGCACGCCGGGGCTCCTGTCCATTCCTTATCTCGGCTTTGCAGAGGCAGAGGATGAAGTATACCTCAACACCAGGCGCTTCATTCTGAGTAAAGAGAATCCCTATTATTATGAAGGAACAGCAGCCAAAGGCATCGGCAGTCCGCACACGCCTCCAGGCTATATCTGGCCGATGGCGCTGTCCATGCAGGGACTTACCGCAGCCTCGGATGCGGAGATGCTGGAGATGATCGCACTGCTGGAAGCCACAGATGCCGGTACCGGGTATATGCACGAGGGATTTCATGCCGATGATCCGCAGCGGTTCACCCGTCCCTGGTTCGCCTGGTCCAACAGCCTGTTTGCTGCGCTGGTCTATAAGGCGATGAAGCGGGATTTGTTGTAA
- a CDS encoding DUF2441 domain-containing protein produces MHPGQVISFNDNIKNNLYHFFYEKERLNSKGEDFIQILQSNCTEEGLRLNRENTDVALAYTGQTIRAIRETIVEMVRLQEYPEYPSRLSCLYAAKSYEDASKWKEIFDSYDRKVLQLVKLQVTGGLFEGDANLLPKENAVSFSQKIEQARAYWKGNSRHELSELLINGEIEVIEVIEDYGVE; encoded by the coding sequence ATGCACCCTGGACAAGTAATAAGCTTTAACGACAACATAAAAAACAATCTATATCACTTCTTTTATGAAAAGGAACGGTTAAATTCCAAGGGTGAAGACTTTATTCAAATTCTGCAAAGTAACTGTACGGAAGAAGGTTTACGGCTTAACAGAGAAAATACCGATGTAGCTCTTGCATACACCGGGCAGACCATCAGAGCCATTAGAGAAACGATCGTTGAAATGGTCAGGCTGCAAGAGTATCCTGAATACCCTTCCAGATTGTCTTGTTTATACGCTGCCAAAAGTTATGAAGACGCCTCGAAGTGGAAGGAAATATTTGATTCCTATGACCGGAAGGTTTTGCAGCTTGTTAAACTGCAGGTAACAGGGGGACTCTTCGAGGGTGATGCTAATCTGTTACCCAAAGAGAATGCCGTTTCTTTTTCGCAAAAAATTGAACAGGCCAGAGCCTATTGGAAAGGTAACAGCCGTCATGAGCTTTCTGAACTTTTAATTAATGGGGAAATTGAGGTAATAGAAGTTATCGAAGATTATGGAGTCGAATGA
- a CDS encoding methyl-accepting chemotaxis protein, which produces MSDLGKTSSEDLHVLQPETKSFIVKRWFLFMYNVWLDLSVRLKLYLMISICLVSFAVAMIYMVETGKRDINNLSTVLYSVTIRSSSDLLNADKDLQHMMFEHQKFVYTGGTAGSEASTASIEAVIQKTETARAELEKLGVMDNIYYKDTGKTLGLLFTELNTLLSEWSQEITKPAGSRPSEEILDGQFADIGAAIFKLTSSLESYSKVHIMAAEQEALRKERFGFIMLFLVVAATLILAAMTIRHIVITIHNANVKLTRVTKGDLTAAPDIIYPKDDLGQLSRSVDTTISDLRKIINLISANASITEQAMQNVVSGSQGASGKADNVVGSMESMSLSVKSQFTGITETSRSVEEMALGVNRIAASTAQIADHSSTMHASAALGVESISSLMSQMAGMLKVITTLETVILSLSSKSEHMNQIVSSITGFAEDSNLLSLNASLEAARAGEQGRGFLVVTAEMRRLSDHSRQAAREVSSILNDTVGDITEASALMHESIEETKRSNMSAHEVNTVFREIIDSVTSIMNQLLEASAVTEQMSASSEEVAATMNELSSAAESVSMMVNSVNSAASEQKGILSEVVQSSHNLKQVVAELRESVDSFSL; this is translated from the coding sequence ATGAGTGATTTAGGCAAAACATCAAGCGAAGACCTGCATGTTCTTCAGCCAGAGACAAAGTCATTTATAGTGAAGCGGTGGTTCTTGTTCATGTACAACGTTTGGCTTGACCTGTCGGTCCGGTTAAAGCTGTATTTAATGATCTCCATCTGTCTCGTATCTTTTGCTGTAGCAATGATTTACATGGTTGAGACCGGTAAGCGGGACATCAATAATCTATCAACTGTGCTCTACAGTGTAACGATCCGCTCATCTTCGGATTTGTTAAATGCAGATAAAGACCTGCAGCATATGATGTTTGAGCATCAAAAATTTGTCTACACGGGTGGAACTGCCGGGTCTGAGGCATCCACTGCTTCCATAGAAGCAGTCATCCAAAAGACAGAAACGGCAAGGGCAGAGCTGGAAAAGTTGGGGGTAATGGATAATATCTATTATAAAGATACCGGTAAAACACTGGGCTTATTATTCACTGAATTAAATACTTTGCTAAGTGAATGGTCACAGGAAATCACTAAGCCCGCCGGTTCCAGACCATCTGAAGAAATATTGGACGGTCAGTTCGCAGATATAGGTGCAGCTATATTCAAACTCACCTCTTCATTGGAAAGCTACTCTAAAGTCCATATAATGGCGGCCGAACAGGAAGCTCTGCGTAAAGAGCGGTTTGGGTTCATCATGCTGTTTCTGGTTGTGGCGGCTACATTAATTTTAGCGGCGATGACCATCCGGCATATTGTAATAACAATACATAATGCAAATGTAAAACTGACCCGTGTCACAAAAGGGGATTTGACGGCAGCACCCGATATTATATATCCCAAAGACGATCTTGGACAATTATCCAGATCCGTAGATACTACAATCAGTGATTTAAGAAAAATCATTAACCTTATTTCAGCAAATGCTTCCATTACAGAGCAGGCTATGCAGAATGTAGTGTCGGGTTCACAAGGTGCATCAGGGAAGGCAGACAATGTAGTAGGCAGCATGGAGAGCATGTCCCTAAGTGTCAAAAGCCAATTTACTGGAATCACGGAAACCAGCCGGTCGGTCGAAGAAATGGCTCTGGGAGTTAACCGGATTGCCGCCAGTACTGCCCAGATTGCCGATCACTCTTCTACCATGCATGCATCGGCAGCTCTCGGAGTAGAGTCTATCTCATCTTTAATGTCGCAAATGGCCGGAATGTTAAAAGTAATTACTACTTTGGAGACAGTCATCTTGTCCCTCAGCAGCAAATCAGAGCATATGAATCAGATTGTATCCAGCATTACCGGCTTTGCAGAGGACTCTAACCTGCTCTCCTTAAATGCATCACTGGAGGCAGCACGGGCAGGAGAGCAAGGCAGGGGATTCCTGGTTGTCACAGCTGAAATGAGACGGTTATCCGACCACTCCAGACAAGCGGCCCGGGAAGTAAGCTCTATTCTGAATGATACTGTTGGTGATATCACTGAGGCTTCTGCTTTGATGCACGAGAGTATTGAAGAAACGAAGCGGAGTAACATGTCCGCACATGAAGTCAACACTGTTTTCCGGGAGATCATTGATTCTGTCACCTCTATAATGAACCAGCTGCTGGAAGCCTCGGCTGTTACGGAGCAAATGTCCGCATCCTCAGAAGAGGTTGCCGCAACCATGAATGAGTTATCTTCTGCTGCCGAATCCGTCTCCATGATGGTAAACTCCGTGAATTCCGCAGCGTCGGAACAGAAGGGGATCCTGTCAGAAGTGGTGCAGTCTTCGCACAATTTGAAGCAGGTCGTAGCAGAGTTAAGAGAGTCTGTTGACTCGTTCAGTCTATAA
- a CDS encoding gamma-glutamyl-gamma-aminobutyrate hydrolase family protein, with translation MNKPMIGVLPLYDDEKDSYWMLPGYMKAIEHEGGIPVMLPLTTDADTIAALAGTFDGFLFTGGHDINPELYDEQAEAFCGKLCGERDIMEVQLFNLAVELDKPAFGICRGLQLFNVAAGGSLYQDIPAQMDSLHKINHKQKPPYSRPEHSVHIQENSLLHNIVGTEVLQVNSYHHQGIKKLPDSLTAAATAEDGLIEAVVMENKTFILAVQWHPEFSYESDTNSQKLFSAFVNSCKS, from the coding sequence ATGAACAAGCCAATGATTGGTGTTTTGCCTTTGTACGACGATGAAAAAGACAGCTACTGGATGCTCCCTGGTTATATGAAAGCCATTGAGCATGAAGGCGGAATTCCGGTCATGCTGCCTCTGACCACCGATGCAGATACGATTGCTGCCCTGGCCGGCACTTTTGACGGATTCCTATTTACAGGCGGACACGATATTAATCCTGAGCTGTATGATGAGCAAGCAGAGGCGTTCTGCGGAAAGTTATGCGGGGAACGGGATATCATGGAAGTACAGCTGTTCAATCTGGCAGTGGAATTAGATAAGCCGGCTTTCGGTATATGCCGCGGACTGCAGCTGTTCAACGTTGCGGCGGGCGGGTCTCTGTATCAGGACATACCGGCCCAGATGGACTCTTTACATAAGATAAACCATAAGCAGAAGCCCCCGTACTCCCGGCCGGAACATAGCGTACATATACAAGAGAACAGCCTGCTCCACAACATTGTCGGGACAGAGGTGCTGCAGGTGAACAGCTATCATCATCAGGGAATCAAAAAACTTCCGGATTCATTAACTGCAGCGGCCACAGCTGAGGACGGACTTATTGAAGCAGTCGTTATGGAAAACAAAACATTCATTTTGGCTGTACAATGGCACCCGGAATTCAGTTACGAATCAGACACTAACAGTCAAAAATTGTTCTCAGCGTTCGTTAACTCCTGTAAAAGTTAA